GCTATTTTTCCCCCGCCGACCCCAAGGATAGCCGAGGCCTTTGTGCTTTTGGCAAGATCCTCAATATGGTGAATCTGTTCCCATGTAATCTGCTTCTCAAACTGGAAAAAGGTAACGTGTTTCCCTTCAAGCGCCGTTGCTATCCGATCCCTTAAATCCCGCAAACGCCCCTTACTGGCGATTACAAGAAAGTTCTCCCCCATCCAGTCGATATAGGTTTTTAGATTTTTGATTTCACCATAGCCTTGTATGTAACGGCCGCAACAACCAAGTATCTGAGTTTTCATCTGTTGCCTCTGTTCAGCAGATCTTTTATTGTTACTGCGATTCCATGGCGATCCATCCCGTAATAATGGTAGATTTCGTCCGGTGCTCCCAATACTGAGAATTCATCCGGCATTCCAATACGTTTAAATATGCCCTGATATCCTGCCTCGCACAGAACCTCTGCAACCGCTCCCCCAAGGCCTCCGTTTATTGAATGGTCCTCAACCGTAACCACCATACCGGTTTTTCGGGCCACACGAAGGATGGTATCTATGTCCAAGGGCTTTATGGTATGCATATCCACCACACCGATGCTCAAGCCCAGCTCCTCCTTTAGTATTTTAGAAGCCATTAGACATTCATAGATGTTTGAACCACAAGAAATTATGTATCCATCGCTTCCCGCAAGGGTCTCAATGGCCTTTCCAATCTCCAATTGGTACTCCTCGGCATAGACATTCGGAGACCCGGCCCTATCAATGCGAATAACCATCGGACCTTCGTACTCCATCGATGCACGAATACACTTGCAGCATTGGCCAGCATCTGCCGGTACCACAATCGTCAGGTTGGGAATGGCTCGGTACAATGCCAGATCGGCGATAACGTTGTGTGTGGGGCCGCCACCGGAGGTAACACCCGAATGGGTACCTATCAGACGAACCTTGACATCGTTATAGGCAATGTCGGTATGAATTTGGTCGGCCGCGCGCAGGGATAGAAAAGGTCCAAAGAGTTGCGAGAATACCGTGCAGCCGGACAGAGCAAGCCCTGCGGAGGCTCCCACCTGATCGGCCTCCGCAATTCCGAAATTGAAACAGCGTTCGGGAAACTCCTTGAGTAGTTTCCCGGCAGAAGATGAGGGTGCCACATTATCGCTAAACGTGAAGGCAAAGTCTTTTCCTTCTTTCGCCATTCTGTAGAGTTCTTCTCCATATGCCTCTCGTGCATTGGAAAGCATTTGATCAAAATTGTATGTTGTCTTTACCGCCATAACCTTAGTTCCTCGTTTGTCCGTTCGACACATCGGCAAGCGCGATGTTTAGGTCGGCTTCGCTGATGCCTCCGCCATGCCATTTATGGTTCCCTTCCATGAAGCTCACACCTTTACCCTTTACCGTATTACTAATGATGAAGGTAGGTGCATCATGCTTTTTACAATTGCGTTCGGGTAAGCGATTGAGAGCGGCACAAACCTGCTCCATGTCGTTGCCGTCTGCTATCTCTATGAGATTCCAGCCAAAGGCTTTAACCTTGTCCGATACGGGTTCGATGTTCATCACCTGCTCGGTAGTACCTGTCATTTGGAGTTTATTCTTGTCCAGGATGCACACCAAATTGTTCAGTTTATAATGGCCGCCTGCCATGAGTGCCTCCCAGTTCGTACCTTCATCAAATTCACCATCACCAATCAGGCATATGACACGGTAGTTCTCACCTCGGTAACGTGCACCAAGAGCATAGCCTACCGCAATTGGAAGGCCGTGGCCGAGGGAGCCGGCGGAAACCTCAATCTGCGGACACCGCTTACGGTTTGAGTGCATACCAAACTTATAGGTATCCAGCGATTCGAAGTACTCGACCATATAATCCTGGGTGTATGCACCCTGATCCGAAAAAATCGTATAAAGGGTTTCCGAGCAGTGTCCCTTTGAAAGGATGAAACGGTCCCGCCCATCCATGTGCGGGTTCAAAACATCGAAATTCAAATACTTATAGTAGAGCGCTACCGCCATTTCCACGATGGACAGTTCACCACCTAAATGGCCCATGCCTATTCTGTAAATAAACTTGAGCAAATTGCTGCGAATATCGACGCATTTATCCTCAAGCTCGGCAACTGTCTGAAGTCCATTCCTTTGCATAATCTTCTCCTCATGTTCCTCTATTCGCCATCAAAACGATTACAGCGAATAATTACTTTCGGGTATCTTCCGCTTAGATGAGCCGTAAATGCCGCCTCGCAGTCATCAATATCGAAAATCTGGTCGGGGCCGGTAAACATACCAAAATCCATTTCCGGTAGCATGCTGACCGTTCGCTCAAAATTGTAATGGGAGCAATAGGTTCCCGTGATGGTGACCTCTCTGCTGTAGCAGTACTCGTACAGATTCAGCGGCAGGTGATAATTATTCGGAAACATGGCGGTATAAAGCACAGTCGAGCACTTCGCCGCCAGCTTGATAACCGCTTCGGCGGCACTAGGCACACCGGAAACCTCAACGATAACGTCATAGCCAAGTCCCTGGGTAATAGACATACCGCGGTCAAAGAGATTTTCCTGTAACGGATTAATCGTATAATCAACCCCAAAGCCCTTGGCGATACGGCAGCGTTCTTCATTCGGCTCACTCAGTGTCAGGGCAGTCGCACCATATTTTTTGAAGAGTTGACAGATTATTAGACCTATCGGACCGCCGCCGGAGACAAGGACCCGACTGCCGATCTTCATATTGGCCTTATCCATGACACGAACACCAATCGAAAGGGGTTCGGTCAGGCACCCTGTTAAAAGGCCGACATTGTCCGGCAGTTTGACTACTTGTGATTCGTGCCAGACAACATATTCGGCCATACAGGGTTCATTGCCGGCATGTTCGCAGTATTGCTGATTGCCGGTTACACAATGATAACAGGTGCCGCAATAGTGCAGGAAATTACCGCTAACCCTATCCCCTACTTTCAGACCACGAATTCCGGCACGTTCCCCTAATTCGAGAATTACGCCTGACATTTCATGTCCTAAGCCAAAAGGCGGAGTAAGCCCAAAGGCTCCCCCCACGATATGCGGGTCGGACCCGCATATCGAACAATAGGCCACTTTTATTTTGACATCCTCGGGGCCG
This DNA window, taken from Sediminispirochaeta bajacaliforniensis DSM 16054, encodes the following:
- a CDS encoding zinc-dependent alcohol dehydrogenase, whose translation is MKVVCGIKVGNMKERDEAKRGKVGIVDFPVKSIGPEDVKIKVAYCSICGSDPHIVGGAFGLTPPFGLGHEMSGVILELGERAGIRGLKVGDRVSGNFLHYCGTCYHCVTGNQQYCEHAGNEPCMAEYVVWHESQVVKLPDNVGLLTGCLTEPLSIGVRVMDKANMKIGSRVLVSGGGPIGLIICQLFKKYGATALTLSEPNEERCRIAKGFGVDYTINPLQENLFDRGMSITQGLGYDVIVEVSGVPSAAEAVIKLAAKCSTVLYTAMFPNNYHLPLNLYEYCYSREVTITGTYCSHYNFERTVSMLPEMDFGMFTGPDQIFDIDDCEAAFTAHLSGRYPKVIIRCNRFDGE
- a CDS encoding transketolase family protein, with product MAVKTTYNFDQMLSNAREAYGEELYRMAKEGKDFAFTFSDNVAPSSSAGKLLKEFPERCFNFGIAEADQVGASAGLALSGCTVFSQLFGPFLSLRAADQIHTDIAYNDVKVRLIGTHSGVTSGGGPTHNVIADLALYRAIPNLTIVVPADAGQCCKCIRASMEYEGPMVIRIDRAGSPNVYAEEYQLEIGKAIETLAGSDGYIISCGSNIYECLMASKILKEELGLSIGVVDMHTIKPLDIDTILRVARKTGMVVTVEDHSINGGLGGAVAEVLCEAGYQGIFKRIGMPDEFSVLGAPDEIYHYYGMDRHGIAVTIKDLLNRGNR
- a CDS encoding transketolase, with the protein product MQRNGLQTVAELEDKCVDIRSNLLKFIYRIGMGHLGGELSIVEMAVALYYKYLNFDVLNPHMDGRDRFILSKGHCSETLYTIFSDQGAYTQDYMVEYFESLDTYKFGMHSNRKRCPQIEVSAGSLGHGLPIAVGYALGARYRGENYRVICLIGDGEFDEGTNWEALMAGGHYKLNNLVCILDKNKLQMTGTTEQVMNIEPVSDKVKAFGWNLIEIADGNDMEQVCAALNRLPERNCKKHDAPTFIISNTVKGKGVSFMEGNHKWHGGGISEADLNIALADVSNGQTRN